In the genome of Phormidium ambiguum IAM M-71, the window GTTCAAACTCGTACTCAGAAATTAGCCCTTCTTGACGGAGACTTTCCAATTGGCGCAAAGCATCAGCTAAAGCATTAACATTTTGCGGTGCAACAGTAGACTTGAAACTAACAACTGTATTTGCATTAAAATTGCGATCGAACTCTTCCCCATCTTGAACTAAATACCAAAAACCTTCGATCGCACTCGCCACACGCGGGATA includes:
- a CDS encoding NINE protein, whose translation is MLSRPKSQKIAAVLAFSGTLVPVAGLHKFYLGQPLWGILYLLLSWTPIPRVASAIEGFWYLVQDGEEFDRNFNANTVVSFKSTVAPQNVNALADALRQLESLRQEGLISEYEFEQKRRQLLN